The Raphanus sativus cultivar WK10039 chromosome 2, ASM80110v3, whole genome shotgun sequence DNA segment AGCGAAGGTCGGGTTTTGATCTCGAAGACTGGAGATTCTATTCTTTATCAATGAATACGCCGAATTGGAGATCGAAGTCGAGGAGCAGAAGTTCTGCCGGTGAAGACGGTTATTACGCTCAGTCCAGATGGAATAGATCGATGCTTGCCAAGCTAGAAGACGGAGGCATCTTTCTGATTTGGAACCAGGTTAATGCTCGAGGTAGTGAACGTTCTGAGCCCAATTACGATCTGCCCTACAGTTTGCTTTCACTGCTAAGAAGCTCCAAACCGCAAATGAGAAAGGGCATTCAAAGAAGATATGGTCCCTCGACTCATTAGCCGCATTACAAAGTAGACAGAGAGGGCTTGTGGGGAGCCCCCAGCTGATGATACGATCTCTTGTCGGGCACCTGTTTAGGATGACCAACCACGCAAGGAAACTCTGCCTCGGAATCCCTCGAGAGAACCAGATAATCTTAGACCAGGAGACTGGAGTTTGATGCGGTTTAATGAGATTATAGGTCAGCCCAGTTTTGAATGTTGGGGAAGAATTACCTGGTTGATTCCACTCATAACTGTCTTGCGATTGCGACAGTCTGAGTGTAGTGAGGAAGACATGGAGAGCTAGTTGAGAGTCCGAACGCGGGGCGGGTAGATGCCACGCCTCATCATAGTAGATATCAGCCAGTGTAGCCGTCTGTCGGATTCCCAGAGCTGAAGGAATTGTTATACTGAAGAAGTCCCTGATGTTTCCAAAAGGGCTCCAATTGTCTGACCAGAACCGTGTGGATTCTCCGTCCTCTACCTTGATGGAGATCCAACTGTAAGCATACTCGCGCATCCTTAGTAGTTTCTTTATGGCAAAAGAGTGTGACTGTTTTTCCTTGATCGTCCAAAAATTACTTTTGCACTCTCTAAGGATATGCTTTGTGAACCAGGCAACCCAAATGGAGCCTGATCTAAAGAAGAGCAACCACACACAAGCTTCAAAGTACAGGCTTTGTTCCAGATGTTTAGATCGCGGATGCCAAGGCCGCCTTCCTCCCTTGACAGTGTTACAGTCTCCCAAGAAACCCGAGCACTGTGGTGACCCTCAGAGGTCCCTTTCCACAGGTAAGCACCACATATAGAGTTTATCTGTTTAATGCACTTCTTTGGTATTGTAAATGTTGAGCACCAGAAGTTGGAGATTCCTGCAATGACCGTGTTAATCAATAGTAGTCTCCCTGCAAAATAGAGGGATCTTGCACTCCAATTGTTGACTTTCTTTTTTACTTGTTGCAGGAGCGGTTCGCAGTTCTCCAGAGATAGCTTCTTTGTGCAGAGAGGAATTCCCAGGTACCTGACAGGCAGAATACCATGAGTAATACCTGTATCGCTGATAATTCGGTCAATTTCAGGTTGCTTGATGCCACAGGAGAAGAAGCTCGTTTTTGTGATGCTAACCGCAAGACCGGAGACATCAGTAAAACTCTGGATGATCTGCAAGATGTTTTTTACCGACTGTAAAGAGCCATCGCAGAAGATGAGAAGATCATCCGCGAAGCATAGATGCGTCAGCTTAGAGTCCTTGCAGTAGTGGTGATAGCCAAACTTTCCCTCCTCCGCGCCCTTGTCTAGCAGAATGGATAGACAATTCATCGCCATGACAAAGAGATACGGGGAGAGGGGGTCTCCCTGCCGCAGTCCCCTGGTGCTCCGGAAAT contains these protein-coding regions:
- the LOC130508535 gene encoding uncharacterized protein LOC130508535; this translates as MREYAYSWISIKVEDGESTRFWSDNWSPFGNIRDFFSITIPSALGIRQTATLADIYYDEAWHLPAPRSDSQLALHVFLTTLRLSQSQDSYEWNQPGNSSPTFKTGLTYNLIKPHQTPVSWSKIIWFSRGIPRQSFLAWLVILNRCPTRDRIISWGLPTSPLCLLCNAANESRDHIFFECPFSFAVWSFLAVKANCRADRNWAQNVHYLEH